From a region of the Thermosipho melanesiensis BI429 genome:
- a CDS encoding HAMP domain-containing sensor histidine kinase, producing the protein MSISTKVTYITTVISAIILAIVLIFIYSTIQNLIIKSTKADLLESARLPMMRHMRKDIYLLKDGILISDPYGLGIMNKNGKIKINDRVYLFVKPYQNTIIAKDITSIENFILNIKKRFITLFIFSTLLISFSTYLITKNSMKHLKNFVIKLSKLKGTELNYRFAKPNTKDEVDELVEKFNELMDKVEKNYKLQEEFVSNVSHELKTPIANLIGYSKMLQRWGMKDKEILKESVENIFNTALNMKELVENMIIISKRYDLETEKVNLKPFVEKIVPKEVKISGNGTIIANKDALEIVIKNLVNNALTHGKAPVEVYLYENKIEIKDSGNGISDDLKNKIFEKFSKSRKSKGHGLGLYIVKKLCDQMGLNVYLKDCKHTTFVIERGEKHED; encoded by the coding sequence ATGAGTATTTCAACAAAAGTAACTTATATTACAACAGTAATTTCGGCAATTATATTAGCAATAGTTTTGATATTTATATACTCAACAATACAAAATCTCATAATAAAATCCACAAAAGCAGACTTACTCGAATCTGCACGCCTTCCCATGATGAGACATATGAGAAAAGATATTTATCTTTTAAAAGATGGTATATTAATTTCCGATCCTTATGGTTTGGGAATTATGAATAAAAATGGTAAGATAAAAATCAACGATAGAGTTTATTTGTTTGTCAAACCATATCAAAATACAATAATTGCAAAAGATATTACATCAATTGAAAATTTCATTTTGAACATAAAGAAAAGATTTATCACATTATTTATCTTTTCAACACTTTTAATAAGTTTTTCAACTTATCTTATAACAAAAAACTCGATGAAACACCTCAAAAATTTCGTAATCAAACTCTCAAAGTTAAAAGGTACAGAACTTAACTATAGATTTGCAAAACCAAACACAAAGGACGAAGTCGACGAACTAGTTGAAAAATTCAACGAACTAATGGACAAAGTTGAAAAAAATTATAAATTACAGGAAGAATTTGTTTCAAATGTTTCACATGAATTAAAAACACCAATAGCAAACCTAATTGGCTACTCCAAAATGCTCCAAAGATGGGGCATGAAAGATAAGGAAATACTAAAAGAAAGTGTAGAAAATATCTTCAATACCGCATTGAACATGAAAGAGTTAGTAGAAAATATGATAATTATATCAAAAAGATACGATCTTGAAACCGAAAAAGTAAACCTAAAACCTTTTGTAGAAAAGATAGTCCCAAAAGAAGTAAAAATTTCTGGAAATGGTACAATTATTGCAAATAAAGATGCTTTGGAAATAGTCATTAAAAATCTTGTAAATAATGCACTCACACACGGAAAAGCTCCCGTTGAAGTATATTTGTATGAAAATAAAATAGAAATAAAAGATTCTGGAAATGGTATATCAGACGATTTAAAAAATAAAATATTTGAAAAATTTTCAAAATCAAGGAAATCAAAAGGCCATGGACTTGGACTGTATATTGTAAAAAAACTTTGTGATCAAATGGGACTTAATGTATATTTAAAAGATTGCAAGCATACAACATTTGTTATTGAAAGGGGTGAAAAACATGAAGACTGA
- a CDS encoding formate--tetrahydrofolate ligase has product MKTDIEIAREAKLKRISDIAKDIGIEEKYLEPYGKYIAKVDLKFLKTLNNKKDGKLILVTAITPTPAGEGKTTTSIGLSMALNRLGKKSIVTLREPSLGPVFGIKGGAAGGGYSQVLPMENINLHFTGDIHAISSAHNLISAVIDSHIKFGNNLNINPTKVFWKRTMDMNDRALRQIIVGLGGNANGLPREDGFIITAASEIMAILCLAKDLKDLKERLGNIVVAESFDKKLVRVKDLKIEGALTALLKDAINPNIVQTIENTPAFIHGGPFANIAHGTNSIIATKLALKLTDYVVTEAGFAADLGAEKFLDFVTQVGNFDVNAVVLVATIKALKYHGGIKKDELNKENVDAMLKGMENLKTHIENLKLYNVPVVVALNVFASDTTNELKAFSEHCNAPHALVRAFEKGSKGTIELANTVLENISDSKHIPILNPEMSIEEKIETLATKVYRARKVIYTDTAKSKLKFLKRHGFETLPVIVAKTQSSISDDPKKLNAPRDYNFTIRDFELSAGAGFVVALAGEIMRMPGLSKIPNAVNIDVDEDGNIVGLS; this is encoded by the coding sequence ATGAAGACTGACATTGAAATTGCAAGGGAGGCTAAATTAAAAAGGATATCGGATATTGCAAAAGATATTGGAATAGAAGAAAAATATCTAGAACCATACGGGAAATACATTGCCAAGGTAGATCTAAAATTCCTAAAAACATTAAATAATAAAAAGGATGGAAAATTAATCTTAGTAACTGCTATAACTCCAACTCCTGCAGGCGAAGGAAAAACTACAACAAGTATTGGTCTTTCAATGGCTTTAAATAGATTGGGGAAAAAGTCGATAGTTACACTTAGAGAGCCTTCCTTAGGACCTGTTTTTGGGATAAAAGGTGGTGCAGCTGGCGGAGGATATTCACAAGTACTTCCAATGGAAAACATAAACTTACACTTTACCGGCGATATACATGCAATCTCATCAGCACATAACCTCATATCAGCGGTAATTGATTCCCACATAAAATTTGGAAATAACTTAAACATAAACCCTACAAAAGTATTTTGGAAGAGAACAATGGATATGAATGATAGAGCATTAAGGCAAATAATTGTTGGCTTAGGCGGAAATGCCAATGGACTTCCACGTGAAGATGGTTTTATAATAACAGCTGCATCAGAAATTATGGCAATACTCTGCCTTGCAAAAGATCTTAAAGATTTAAAAGAAAGACTTGGAAATATAGTTGTTGCAGAAAGTTTTGACAAAAAATTAGTTAGAGTCAAAGATTTAAAAATTGAAGGAGCTCTAACAGCCCTTCTAAAAGATGCTATCAATCCAAATATCGTTCAAACCATAGAAAATACCCCTGCATTTATACATGGTGGGCCATTTGCAAACATTGCACATGGAACAAATAGCATAATCGCAACTAAATTAGCATTAAAATTAACAGATTATGTTGTAACCGAAGCAGGTTTTGCAGCAGATCTTGGAGCAGAAAAATTCTTAGACTTTGTAACACAAGTAGGAAATTTCGATGTAAATGCTGTTGTATTAGTTGCAACAATAAAAGCGTTAAAATACCACGGTGGAATAAAAAAAGACGAATTAAACAAAGAAAATGTAGATGCAATGTTGAAAGGAATGGAAAATTTAAAGACACATATTGAAAATTTAAAACTTTACAATGTACCAGTAGTAGTAGCCTTAAACGTATTTGCATCCGACACTACTAATGAACTAAAAGCCTTCTCCGAGCATTGTAATGCACCTCATGCCCTAGTAAGAGCTTTTGAAAAAGGAAGTAAAGGCACAATAGAACTTGCAAATACAGTATTAGAAAATATATCAGATTCAAAACATATTCCTATATTAAATCCTGAAATGTCTATCGAAGAAAAGATAGAAACACTTGCTACAAAAGTATACAGGGCAAGAAAGGTAATTTACACAGATACTGCAAAAAGTAAGTTGAAATTTTTAAAACGTCACGGTTTTGAGACACTTCCTGTAATAGTAGCAAAAACCCAATCAAGTATATCGGATGATCCAAAAAAACTAAATGCACCAAGAGATTACAATTTTACTATCAGAGACTTTGAACTTTCCGCAGGTGCAGGATTTGTTGTTGCTCTGGCAGGTGAAATAATGCGAATGCCTGGACTTTCAAAAATTCCAAATGCGGTGAACATAGATGTTGACGAAGATGGAAATATAGTTGGTTTATCTTAA